One genomic window of Sodaliphilus pleomorphus includes the following:
- a CDS encoding Rossmann-like and DUF2520 domain-containing protein — MKIVLIGAGNLATHLGKALARAGHDVAQVYSRTMESAATLAAVLHCRACCDLAKLDSDAEVYIISIKDSALASVAAQACAGRQGGVWLHTAGSMPLDVFKGLVPHYGVLYPMMTFSKEREVDFSVIPTMVEYNDSTAQDAVEALAHSVTQRVVQLSSARRRYLHLAAVWACNFANHCYDVASQLLAAHDIPIDVMLPLIDETARKVHTLTPRQAQTGPAVRYDQNVIAAQARLMAREAGPQLEELYLRLSQSIHAAAQQPPAHSQERKL; from the coding sequence ATGAAGATTGTGTTGATAGGAGCGGGTAACCTTGCCACCCATCTGGGCAAGGCGCTCGCCAGGGCTGGGCACGACGTTGCCCAGGTCTATAGCCGTACGATGGAATCGGCCGCCACGCTGGCCGCTGTGCTGCATTGCAGGGCCTGCTGCGACCTGGCCAAGCTCGACAGCGATGCCGAGGTCTACATCATCTCGATCAAGGACTCGGCGCTCGCCAGCGTGGCCGCCCAGGCTTGTGCGGGACGGCAGGGCGGCGTGTGGCTGCACACGGCCGGGTCGATGCCCCTCGACGTCTTCAAGGGCCTCGTGCCGCACTATGGCGTGCTTTATCCCATGATGACGTTTTCCAAGGAGCGCGAGGTCGACTTCTCGGTCATTCCCACAATGGTCGAGTACAACGACTCCACAGCCCAAGACGCCGTCGAGGCGCTGGCGCACTCGGTCACGCAGCGCGTCGTTCAGCTCTCCTCGGCTCGCCGCCGCTATCTGCACCTGGCAGCTGTGTGGGCTTGCAACTTTGCCAACCACTGCTACGATGTCGCCTCGCAGCTGCTGGCCGCCCACGACATCCCCATCGATGTCATGCTGCCCCTCATCGACGAGACGGCGCGCAAGGTGCACACCCTCACGCCGCGCCAGGCCCAGACGGGGCCTGCCGTGCGCTACGACCAGAACGTGATTGCCGCCCAAGCCCGGCTCATGGCCCGCGAGGCTGGCCCGCAGCTCGAAGAGCTCTACCTGCGCTTGTCGCAAAGCATCCACGCCGCAGCCCAGCAACCGCCAGCCCACAGTCAAGAACGCAAGCTGTGA
- the panB gene encoding 3-methyl-2-oxobutanoate hydroxymethyltransferase, with protein MGYLTTDKKKITTKTFSEMKAAGEKIAQLTSYDFTTAGIIDRAGIDSILVGDSASNVMAGNETTLPITIDEMIVYARAVARACKHCLVVCDMPFGSYQVSREEAVRNAVRIMKETGVDAVKLEGGAEMAGTIGAIVAAGVPVEGHLGLTPQSIHKFGGYGLRAKEEAEARKLLADAHALDQAGCFAITLEKVPAALASQVTREVKAATIGIGAGAGTDGQVLVYADALGMTQGFKPKFLRHFAQMAQCMTQGVQSYIEAVKTGSFPNADESY; from the coding sequence ATGGGGTATTTAACAACAGACAAGAAAAAAATTACCACTAAGACATTTTCGGAGATGAAGGCTGCCGGCGAGAAGATAGCGCAGCTCACCTCCTACGACTTTACTACCGCGGGCATCATCGACCGTGCCGGCATCGACTCGATACTGGTGGGCGACTCGGCCTCCAACGTCATGGCGGGCAACGAGACCACGCTGCCCATCACCATCGACGAGATGATCGTGTATGCCCGTGCTGTGGCACGCGCCTGCAAGCACTGCCTTGTGGTGTGCGACATGCCTTTCGGCTCCTACCAGGTGAGCCGCGAGGAGGCCGTGCGCAATGCCGTGCGCATCATGAAGGAGACAGGAGTCGACGCCGTGAAGCTCGAGGGCGGGGCCGAGATGGCCGGCACCATAGGCGCCATTGTGGCAGCCGGGGTACCCGTCGAGGGCCATTTGGGCCTCACGCCGCAAAGCATACACAAGTTTGGCGGCTACGGTCTGCGTGCCAAGGAAGAGGCCGAGGCCCGCAAGCTCCTGGCCGACGCCCACGCCCTCGACCAGGCTGGCTGCTTTGCCATCACGCTCGAGAAGGTGCCCGCCGCGCTTGCCAGCCAGGTCACGCGCGAGGTGAAAGCTGCCACGATAGGCATAGGAGCCGGTGCCGGCACCGACGGGCAGGTGCTCGTCTATGCCGACGCGCTGGGCATGACACAAGGGTTCAAGCCCAAGTTCCTGCGCCACTTTGCCCAGATGGCCCAGTGCATGACCCAGGGGGTGCAATCCTACATCGAGGCGGTGAAAACCGGCAGTTTCCCCAACGCCGACGAGAGCTATTGA
- the panD gene encoding aspartate 1-decarboxylase, translating to MQIQVLKSKLHCVTVTDANLQYIGSITIDEDLMDAANMIAGEKVQIVDNNNGERFETYIIKGDRGSGCICLNGAAARKVQIGDTVIIISYAIMDFEEAKTFKPTVVFPKPGNKL from the coding sequence ATGCAAATACAAGTACTCAAGAGCAAGTTGCACTGCGTCACCGTCACCGATGCCAACCTTCAATACATAGGCAGCATCACTATCGACGAAGACCTGATGGACGCTGCCAACATGATAGCCGGCGAGAAGGTGCAAATTGTCGACAACAACAACGGCGAGCGCTTTGAGACCTACATCATCAAGGGCGACCGCGGCTCGGGCTGCATCTGCCTCAACGGCGCTGCAGCACGCAAGGTGCAGATAGGCGACACGGTCATCATCATCTCCTATGCCATCATGGACTTTGAAGAGGCCAAGACCTTCAAGCCCACAGTGGTTTTCCCCAAGCCGGGCAACAAGCTCTAA
- the panC gene encoding pantoate--beta-alanine ligase — protein sequence MKVFKSIVDLQNELFLARKEGKKIGLVPTMGALHEGHASLIKRSVKENGATVVSIFLNPTQFNDKGDLERYPRTLDADCKLCEACGAQYVFAPSVKEMYPKPDTRHFDFPPQTTVMEGAKRPGHFNGVCQVVSLLFYIVKPDRAYFGEKDWQQIAVIKRLVKYIGYDKRITIVECPIVRDADGLAKSSRNALLSPDERAIAPNIYKALKQSVDYAKSHTVKETHDKVVADINAVDGLEVEYFEIVDGNTLLDVDSWDDSDYIVGCITVYCGKTPIRLIDHIKYKPAEGEQQQ from the coding sequence ATGAAAGTATTCAAATCGATTGTTGATCTTCAGAACGAGCTTTTCCTGGCCCGCAAAGAGGGTAAAAAGATTGGCTTGGTGCCAACTATGGGAGCGCTGCACGAGGGCCACGCCTCGCTCATCAAGCGCAGTGTGAAAGAAAACGGGGCGACAGTGGTATCGATTTTCCTCAATCCTACTCAGTTCAACGACAAGGGCGACCTGGAGCGCTACCCGCGCACGCTCGACGCCGACTGCAAGCTGTGTGAAGCCTGTGGAGCACAATATGTCTTTGCCCCCTCGGTGAAAGAAATGTATCCCAAGCCCGACACGCGCCACTTCGACTTCCCGCCGCAGACTACCGTCATGGAAGGGGCCAAGCGCCCCGGCCACTTCAACGGCGTGTGCCAGGTCGTGAGCCTGCTCTTCTACATCGTGAAGCCCGACCGTGCCTATTTCGGCGAAAAAGACTGGCAGCAGATTGCCGTGATCAAGCGCCTCGTGAAATACATAGGCTACGACAAGCGCATCACCATCGTGGAGTGCCCCATCGTGCGCGATGCCGACGGGCTGGCCAAGAGTTCGCGCAACGCCCTGCTCTCGCCCGACGAGCGCGCCATCGCTCCCAACATCTACAAGGCACTCAAGCAGAGCGTTGACTACGCCAAGAGCCACACGGTGAAAGAAACCCACGACAAGGTGGTGGCCGACATCAATGCTGTCGACGGCCTTGAGGTGGAATATTTTGAGATTGTCGACGGCAACACGCTGCTCGACGTCGACAGCTGGGACGACAGCGACTATATAGTGGGCTGCATCACGGTGTATTGCGGCAAGACGCCCATCAGGCTCATCGACCACATCAAGTACAAGCCTGCCGAGGGCGAGCAACAACAATAA
- a CDS encoding glutamine--tRNA ligase/YqeY domain fusion protein, translated as MAENNVENPQNDEKKAGLNFVQQLVADDLKAGKNGGRLNTRFPPEPNGYLHIGHAKAICMDFGVAEMFGGTTNLRFDDTNPVKEDTEYEQAIMRDIHWLGYDWGDRLYYASDYFPKLFDFAIDLIKRGLAYVDDQSAEQIAAQKGTPTTPGQNSPYRDRTPEENLDLFLRMNKGEFPEGSRVLRAKIDMASDNMHFRDPIMYRIILKPHWRTGDKWKVYPMYDFAHGQSDYFEGVTHSICTLEFVPHRPLYDYFVRLLAGDTVDQYCPRQIEFNRLNLTYTVMSKRKLRQLVEEHTVSGWDDPRMPTLCGLRRRGYTPQSIKNFINDIGYTKYEALNDISLLEHAIRDDLNRNATRVCAVLNPVKVVITNYPDDKVELLDMDNNPEQENAGTHKMPFSRELYIERDDFMENPPKKFFRLTPGKEVRLKGGYIIMCTGCTKDAQGNVTEIQCTYDPDTLSGMPGANRKVKGTLHWVSARHCHDAEVRLYDRLFAVENPSAETERDFRELLNPDSLKVIDNAKVEPWLADNAKVEDKFQFQRIGYFCVDPDSTPEKLVFNRTIGLKDSWAKAQKK; from the coding sequence ATGGCTGAGAATAATGTAGAAAACCCTCAGAACGATGAGAAAAAAGCTGGACTCAACTTTGTGCAGCAACTTGTGGCCGACGACTTGAAGGCAGGCAAAAACGGCGGACGACTCAACACACGCTTCCCGCCCGAGCCCAACGGTTACCTGCACATCGGGCACGCCAAGGCCATATGCATGGACTTCGGTGTGGCCGAGATGTTTGGCGGCACTACCAACCTAAGATTTGACGACACCAATCCTGTAAAAGAGGATACCGAATATGAGCAAGCCATCATGCGCGACATCCACTGGCTGGGCTACGACTGGGGCGACCGCCTCTACTATGCAAGCGACTACTTCCCCAAGCTCTTCGACTTTGCCATCGACCTCATCAAGCGGGGCCTGGCCTATGTCGACGACCAAAGCGCCGAGCAGATTGCCGCCCAAAAGGGCACGCCCACTACTCCGGGACAGAACAGTCCCTACCGCGACCGCACTCCCGAGGAGAACCTCGACCTCTTCCTGCGCATGAACAAAGGCGAGTTTCCCGAGGGCAGCCGCGTGCTGCGTGCCAAGATCGACATGGCCAGCGACAACATGCACTTCCGCGACCCCATCATGTACCGCATCATCTTGAAACCGCACTGGCGCACCGGCGACAAGTGGAAGGTGTATCCCATGTATGACTTTGCACATGGGCAGAGCGACTACTTCGAGGGCGTGACTCACTCGATCTGCACCCTCGAGTTTGTGCCCCACCGCCCCCTCTACGACTACTTCGTGAGGCTGCTTGCCGGCGACACTGTCGACCAGTACTGCCCGCGGCAGATTGAGTTCAACCGTCTCAACCTCACCTACACGGTCATGAGCAAGCGCAAGCTGCGCCAGCTCGTCGAGGAACACACCGTGAGCGGCTGGGACGACCCGCGCATGCCCACACTGTGCGGCTTGCGCCGTCGCGGCTACACCCCGCAGTCGATCAAAAATTTTATCAACGACATCGGCTACACCAAGTATGAGGCCCTCAACGACATCAGCCTGCTCGAGCATGCCATACGCGACGACTTGAACCGCAATGCCACGCGTGTGTGCGCCGTGCTCAACCCTGTGAAAGTGGTGATTACCAACTATCCCGACGACAAGGTCGAGCTCCTCGACATGGACAACAATCCTGAGCAGGAAAACGCTGGCACCCACAAGATGCCCTTCAGCCGCGAGCTCTATATCGAGCGCGACGACTTCATGGAGAACCCTCCCAAGAAGTTTTTCCGTCTCACTCCAGGCAAGGAAGTGCGCCTCAAGGGCGGCTACATTATCATGTGCACCGGCTGCACCAAGGACGCTCAGGGCAACGTGACCGAGATACAGTGCACCTACGACCCCGACACGCTGAGTGGCATGCCTGGTGCCAACCGCAAGGTGAAAGGCACCCTGCACTGGGTGAGCGCTCGCCACTGTCATGATGCCGAGGTGCGCCTCTACGACCGCCTCTTTGCCGTCGAGAACCCCAGTGCCGAGACCGAGCGCGACTTCCGCGAGCTGCTCAATCCCGACTCGCTCAAGGTCATCGACAATGCCAAGGTAGAGCCCTGGCTCGCCGACAATGCCAAGGTGGAAGACAAGTTCCAGTTCCAGCGCATAGGCTACTTCTGTGTCGACCCCGACTCTACGCCCGAGAAGCTGGTGTTTAACCGCACCATCGGCCTGAAAGACAGTTGGGCCAAAGCCCAAAAGAAATAA
- a CDS encoding 2-amino-4-hydroxy-6-hydroxymethyldihydropteridine diphosphokinase translates to MTPLSQVVLSLGSNVPARHEMLMAGLVWLREHGLEGMRCSTLYTTPALHPGKPEYMNAVVAGSVALHRDVLNAALKRYEAACGRNDDMRCRGLVPIDIDIVMWNGAVLRNQDFQQQFFQIGWTQINNSHDATH, encoded by the coding sequence ATGACGCCGCTCTCGCAAGTGGTATTGAGCCTGGGCAGCAATGTGCCCGCCCGCCACGAGATGCTCATGGCCGGCCTCGTGTGGCTGCGCGAGCATGGCCTGGAAGGCATGCGCTGCTCCACGCTCTACACCACGCCGGCACTGCACCCGGGAAAGCCCGAGTATATGAATGCCGTGGTTGCCGGCAGCGTCGCCCTGCATCGCGACGTGCTGAATGCTGCCCTCAAGCGCTACGAGGCAGCCTGCGGCCGCAACGACGACATGCGCTGTCGCGGCCTGGTGCCTATCGACATCGACATCGTGATGTGGAACGGAGCCGTACTGCGCAACCAGGATTTTCAACAACAATTTTTCCAGATAGGCTGGACACAAATCAACAACTCTCATGATGCAACCCATTAG
- a CDS encoding Tex family protein: MVDKITTLISQELNIPLSQVAGTVGLLRDDNSIPFISRYRKEATGGLDDVAIQSIDARLNYYNDLQKRKSTILKSIEAQDKLTDELSLKISNCWDANTLEDIYLPFKPKRRTRAQVARERGLEPLAKIIMAQHGDNIEARARAYVTDQVPDVEAAVAGAQDIIAEWVSENQAVRNSVRRAFRHEAVLTSHYVKGKEIEGRNYENYYDYSQPLRRVSSHQLLAMRRGEKEGFLKVTININDDRAIDNVCRIVVRGHGQAASLVEEAATDSYKRLIKPSIETEFAAQSKAVADDEAIEMFARNARELLFAPPLGHKRVLAVDPGFRTGCKVVCLDQNGNLKHHTVIYPTAPHYDIDGARATMQELVKKYDIDAIALGNGTASRETERFLKRIDYGREVNVYVVSENGASIYSASPIARQEFPHEDVTVRGAVSIGRRLLDPLAELVKIDPKSIGVGQYQHDVDQNKLKEALHFTVESCVNSVGVNINTASKELLTYVAGLGPALAQNIVDYRKENGDFHSRRDLMKVPKMGVKTFTQAAGFLRVPESSNPLDNSAVHPERYKLVERMAADCGCTVAALIGDEEQRKKVDIKRYLSPEVGMPTLVDIVKELEKPGRDPRSTVQTVEFDDSVHDIKDLRKDMELNGIVTNVTKFGAFVDIGIHENGLVHISQLADRRVSDPSRVVHINQHVRVRVIDVDLDRKRIALSMKGVQQ, encoded by the coding sequence ATGGTCGATAAAATTACAACACTCATATCGCAGGAGTTAAACATACCGCTTTCACAAGTGGCAGGCACGGTGGGCCTGTTGCGCGACGACAATTCAATCCCTTTCATCAGCCGTTACCGCAAGGAGGCCACAGGCGGGCTCGATGATGTGGCCATCCAGTCGATCGATGCCCGCCTCAACTATTACAACGACTTGCAGAAGCGCAAGTCGACCATCCTCAAGTCGATCGAAGCTCAAGACAAGCTCACCGACGAGCTCTCGCTCAAAATCTCCAATTGCTGGGACGCCAATACCCTCGAAGACATCTACCTGCCTTTCAAGCCCAAGCGCCGCACCCGTGCCCAGGTGGCCCGCGAGCGTGGCCTCGAGCCCTTGGCCAAAATCATCATGGCGCAGCACGGCGACAACATCGAGGCGCGTGCGCGCGCCTATGTCACCGACCAGGTGCCCGACGTTGAGGCAGCTGTTGCCGGGGCGCAAGACATCATTGCCGAGTGGGTGAGCGAGAACCAGGCCGTGCGCAACAGCGTGCGCCGCGCCTTCCGCCACGAGGCCGTGCTCACTTCTCACTATGTGAAAGGCAAGGAGATTGAAGGCCGCAACTATGAGAACTACTACGACTACAGCCAGCCCTTGCGGCGCGTGTCGTCGCACCAGTTGCTGGCCATGCGCCGCGGCGAGAAGGAGGGCTTCCTCAAGGTGACCATCAACATCAACGACGACCGGGCCATCGACAATGTGTGCCGCATCGTGGTGCGTGGCCACGGGCAGGCCGCAAGCCTGGTCGAGGAGGCTGCCACCGACAGCTACAAACGCTTGATCAAGCCCTCGATCGAGACCGAGTTTGCCGCTCAGTCCAAAGCCGTTGCCGACGACGAGGCCATCGAGATGTTTGCGCGCAACGCCCGTGAGCTGCTCTTTGCCCCGCCGCTGGGGCACAAGCGCGTGCTGGCCGTCGACCCGGGCTTCCGTACGGGGTGCAAGGTGGTGTGCCTCGACCAGAACGGCAACCTCAAGCACCACACGGTGATTTATCCCACAGCCCCACACTACGACATCGACGGTGCACGGGCCACCATGCAGGAGCTGGTGAAGAAATACGACATCGATGCCATCGCCCTGGGCAACGGCACCGCCAGCCGCGAGACCGAGCGCTTCTTGAAGCGCATCGACTATGGCCGGGAGGTGAACGTGTATGTGGTGAGCGAGAATGGCGCCTCAATCTACTCGGCCTCGCCCATTGCCCGCCAGGAGTTTCCTCACGAGGACGTGACCGTGCGCGGCGCAGTCTCGATAGGACGGCGCCTGCTCGACCCGCTTGCCGAGCTGGTGAAAATCGACCCCAAGTCGATAGGGGTGGGGCAGTACCAGCACGATGTTGACCAGAACAAGCTCAAAGAGGCACTGCACTTCACTGTCGAGAGCTGTGTCAACAGCGTGGGCGTGAACATCAACACTGCCAGCAAGGAGCTGCTCACCTATGTCGCCGGTCTGGGGCCGGCATTGGCCCAGAACATTGTCGACTACCGCAAGGAAAACGGCGACTTCCACTCACGCCGCGACCTCATGAAGGTGCCCAAGATGGGCGTGAAAACCTTCACGCAGGCCGCCGGCTTCCTGCGCGTGCCCGAGAGCAGCAATCCGCTCGACAACTCGGCAGTGCACCCCGAACGCTACAAGCTGGTCGAGCGCATGGCCGCCGATTGTGGCTGCACCGTGGCTGCACTCATAGGCGACGAGGAGCAGCGCAAGAAGGTCGACATCAAGCGCTACTTGAGCCCCGAGGTGGGCATGCCCACCCTGGTCGACATCGTCAAGGAGCTGGAAAAGCCTGGCCGCGACCCGCGCTCGACGGTGCAGACGGTGGAATTTGACGACAGCGTGCACGACATCAAGGACTTGCGAAAGGACATGGAGCTCAACGGCATCGTGACCAACGTCACCAAGTTTGGCGCCTTTGTCGACATTGGCATCCACGAGAACGGGCTGGTGCACATCTCCCAGCTTGCCGACCGCCGCGTGAGCGACCCCTCTCGTGTGGTGCACATCAACCAGCACGTGCGTGTGCGCGTTATCGACGTCGACCTCGACCGCAAGCGCATTGCCCTGTCGATGAAAGGAGTGCAGCAATGA
- a CDS encoding metallophosphoesterase, whose product MTLYWIPGLIAIVIVGLADWVIFKRLKRAGCTWARVHAGAALCLYALLAVAVSLPSHRCTNAVLVAQMWMLYIFFAMSVCKLLTLGIYSLSWIGRQPRWLKTALRVVAAAAGVAAVVECGVGAWVTPYRMQVTRVTIESDRLPAAFDGYRVVQFSDLHLGTYNGDTRFVSRCVDQINSLHPDLLCFTGDIENRLNSEVLPFKHILSRLHARDGVWAVRGNHDVGGYYDWPTKHITDYQGGIALTRMEESLGWTMLNNRYRYLSRGGSKIALIGLDGYGGLPIPPDGNLGKVYPAHRDSVFKIVLHHSPELWNDAFNRATRVDLILCGHTHAMQMIFDIMGHRFSPAMFQYPQWGGLYTDGGGQRHIYVNTGLGQVGIPARLGSAVPEITLITLRRKP is encoded by the coding sequence ATGACACTGTACTGGATACCGGGATTGATTGCCATTGTCATCGTCGGGCTGGCCGACTGGGTGATATTCAAGCGACTCAAGCGTGCGGGCTGCACATGGGCCCGTGTGCACGCGGGAGCTGCACTGTGTCTCTACGCCTTGCTGGCTGTGGCAGTGAGCCTGCCCAGCCACCGTTGCACCAATGCAGTGCTTGTGGCGCAGATGTGGATGCTCTACATTTTCTTCGCCATGTCGGTGTGCAAGTTGCTCACGCTGGGCATCTACTCCCTGTCGTGGATAGGACGGCAGCCGCGGTGGCTCAAGACGGCACTGCGCGTTGTGGCCGCTGCGGCGGGAGTTGCCGCCGTGGTCGAGTGTGGGGTGGGCGCATGGGTCACCCCCTATCGCATGCAGGTGACACGGGTCACCATCGAGAGCGACCGCCTGCCAGCAGCCTTCGACGGCTATCGCGTGGTGCAGTTCAGCGACCTGCACCTGGGCACCTACAACGGCGACACCCGCTTTGTGTCGCGTTGTGTGGACCAAATCAACAGCCTGCACCCCGACTTGCTGTGCTTCACTGGCGACATTGAGAACCGGCTCAATAGCGAGGTGCTCCCCTTCAAGCACATCTTGAGCCGCCTGCACGCGCGCGACGGTGTGTGGGCCGTGCGCGGCAACCACGATGTGGGCGGCTACTACGACTGGCCCACCAAGCACATCACCGACTACCAGGGAGGCATCGCCCTGACGCGCATGGAGGAAAGCCTGGGCTGGACGATGCTCAACAACCGCTATCGCTACCTGTCGCGAGGTGGCAGCAAGATAGCTTTGATAGGCCTCGACGGCTACGGCGGCTTGCCCATCCCCCCCGACGGCAACCTGGGCAAGGTGTATCCGGCTCATCGCGACAGCGTGTTTAAGATTGTGCTGCACCACAGCCCCGAGTTGTGGAACGACGCCTTCAACCGCGCCACGCGCGTCGACCTCATCTTGTGCGGGCACACCCATGCCATGCAGATGATTTTCGACATCATGGGCCACCGCTTCTCGCCGGCAATGTTCCAGTACCCGCAGTGGGGAGGCCTTTACACCGATGGCGGCGGCCAGCGCCACATCTACGTCAACACAGGCCTGGGGCAGGTAGGCATTCCGGCCCGGCTGGGCAGCGCAGTGCCCGAGATCACGCTCATCACCCTCAGGCGCAAGCCTTAG
- a CDS encoding 1-acyl-sn-glycerol-3-phosphate acyltransferase — translation MENENIAMPAEFADICPIADKDFHNEMSILVEEPMFKQIVRMVMPEYKYSQLVRILLGLNSKLEFQQKIMRPFMKGVLGKTTQGLSCTGIDELPKDTPNLFITNHRDIVLDSAQLSYLLVEHGRDTCEIAIGNNLLIYDWITKLVRLNKSFVVKRNLGRVQTLAAAIQLSSYIHFAINQKKASIWIAQREGRCKDSNDRTQESLLKMLTYGNRDKSFVDSLKELNIVPCAISYEYDPNDYLKAREFLLKSKDPNYKKSQADDLASMKVGIMGFKGHVHYAVTPCINDELDLIPADLDKLLAVRRVCAIIDHAIHTHYKIFKTNYMAHDMLFDEHEFASEYTPEELEAFKQYLNGQVDKVTDIPINEQDRSYMLNRMLQMYSNPLTNQLEALK, via the coding sequence ATGGAAAACGAAAACATCGCCATGCCGGCTGAGTTTGCCGACATTTGTCCTATTGCCGACAAGGATTTCCACAACGAGATGTCGATTCTTGTCGAAGAACCCATGTTCAAGCAAATCGTGCGTATGGTAATGCCAGAATACAAGTACTCGCAGCTGGTGCGCATCTTGCTGGGACTCAACTCCAAGCTGGAATTCCAGCAGAAGATCATGCGCCCCTTCATGAAGGGGGTGCTGGGCAAAACCACCCAAGGCCTGTCGTGCACCGGCATCGACGAGCTGCCCAAAGACACGCCCAACCTGTTTATCACCAATCACCGCGACATTGTGCTCGACTCGGCCCAACTGAGCTACCTGCTCGTTGAGCACGGGCGCGACACCTGCGAGATAGCCATAGGCAACAACCTGCTCATCTACGACTGGATCACCAAGCTGGTGCGCCTCAACAAGAGTTTTGTCGTCAAGCGCAACCTGGGCCGTGTGCAGACGCTGGCCGCCGCCATTCAGCTCTCGAGCTACATCCACTTTGCCATCAACCAGAAGAAGGCCTCGATATGGATTGCGCAGCGTGAAGGACGCTGCAAGGACAGCAACGACCGCACCCAGGAGAGCCTGCTCAAGATGCTCACCTATGGCAACCGCGACAAGAGCTTTGTCGACAGTCTCAAGGAGCTCAATATTGTGCCTTGCGCCATCAGCTATGAGTATGACCCCAACGACTACCTCAAGGCACGCGAGTTTCTGCTCAAGAGCAAGGACCCCAACTACAAGAAGTCGCAGGCCGACGACCTGGCGAGCATGAAGGTGGGCATCATGGGCTTCAAGGGCCATGTGCACTATGCCGTCACGCCCTGCATCAACGACGAGCTCGACCTCATTCCGGCCGACCTCGACAAGTTGCTGGCAGTGCGTCGCGTGTGTGCCATTATCGATCATGCCATCCACACCCACTACAAGATATTCAAGACCAACTACATGGCCCACGACATGCTCTTCGACGAGCACGAGTTTGCCAGCGAGTACACGCCCGAGGAGCTTGAAGCCTTCAAGCAGTACCTCAATGGCCAGGTAGACAAGGTGACCGACATTCCCATCAACGAGCAAGACCGCAGCTACATGCTCAACCGCATGCTGCAGATGTATTCCAACCCGCTCACCAATCAGCTCGAGGCGCTCAAGTAG